A region of Silurus meridionalis isolate SWU-2019-XX chromosome 17, ASM1480568v1, whole genome shotgun sequence DNA encodes the following proteins:
- the cxxc1a gene encoding CXXC-type zinc finger protein 1a isoform X3, producing MKHRAKKSRERESDGDEMETEFDFKNDRRRGSRIKRSARMCGECEPCLRTEDCAQCDFCKDMKKFGGPNKIRQKCRLRQCEVRARKMLRVKEEEMSMSKGQERFQSDYPLSDEYSENELELYQQYCSGKYADHGWNSDEEDGAYLDPTMRKRAVKVKHVKRREKRSEKKKEENKPRKHKPKQKHRDKVRHSEKTEARDSSEVRQCLGPGCVEAARLNSKYCSDDCGMKLAANRIYEILPQRIQQWQQSPCIAEEQGKKLLERIRREQQLARTRLTDMEKRFHELEGIIAKAKQQVVQHDEEVNEGDDDTDLQIFCVSCSHPVNPKVALRHMERCYSKYESQTSFGSMYPTRIEGATRLFCDVYNPQSKTYCKRLQVLCPEHSRDPKVPADEVCGCPLVRDVFEPTGEYCRVSKRKCNKHYCWEKLRRAEVDLERVRVWYKLDELFEQERNMRIAMTNRAGLLALMLHQTIQHDPHSTDLRASKDR from the exons ATGAAACATCGCGCCAAGAAAAGCCGTGAGCGAGAGTCAGACGGAGACGAGATGGAGACGGAGTTCGATTTTAAGAACGATCGCCGCCGAGGGTCGCGG ATTAAGCGCTCGGCGCGCATGTGCGGGGAGTGCGAGCCTTGCCTGCGCACCGAGGACTGCGCTCAGTGTGATTTCTGCAAGGACATGAAGAAGTTCGGCGGCCCAAACAAGATCAGGCAGAAGTGCCGACTCAGGCAGTGTGAAGTGCGCGCCAGG AAAATGCTGCGGGTGAAGGAAGAGGAGATGTCCATGTCTAAAGGCCAAGAACGCTTCCAGTCCGACTACCCTCTGTCCGACGAGTACAGCGAGAACGAGCTGGAGCTCTACCAGCAGTACTGCTCCGGGAAATACGCCGACCAC GGATGGAACAGCGACGAAGAAGACGGAGCGTACCTCGATCCCACCATGCGAAAGAGAGCCGTGAAGGTCAAGCACgtgaagaggagagagaagcGATCGGAGAAAAAG AAAGAGGAGAATAAACCCCGTAAACACAAGCCGAAGCAGAAGCACAGGGACAAGGTGAGACACAGCGAGAAGACCGAAGCTCGAGACAGCAGTGAAGTCAGACAGTGTCTCGGGCCGGGATGCGTTGAAGCCGCACGTCTCAACTCCAAGTACTGCTCCGATGACTGCGGCATGAAGCTCGCCGCCAA CCGGATCTATGAGATCCTCCCTCAGCGtatccagcagtggcagcagagCCCCTGCATCGCCGAGGAGCAGGGAAAGAAGCTTCTGGAACGCATCCGGCGCGAGCAGCAGCTAGCCCGGACACGGCTCACGGATATGGAGAAACGTTTCCATGAGCTGGAGGGCATCATCGCTAAGGCAAAGCAGCAGGTCGTGCAACACGACGAAGAG GTGAACGAAGGAGACGACGACACGGACCTTCAGATTTTCTGCGTCTCCTGCAGTCACCCGGTCAACCCCAAGGTGGCGCTACGTCACATGGAGAGATGTTATTCCAAG TACGAGAGTCAGACATCTTTCGGATCGATGTATCCCACACGCATAGAAGG TGCAACGAGGTTGTTCTGCGATGTATACAATCCTCAAAGCAAAACCTACTGCAAAAGGCTTCAGGTTCTCTGTCCTGAACATTCCCGAGATCCAAAG GTCCCAGCAGATGAAGTGTGCGGATGTCCTTTGGTGCGCGACGTCTTCGAGCCCACGGGGGAGTACTGCCGTGTGTCGAAGCGCAAATGTAACAAACACTACTGTTGGGAGAAACTCCGCCGGGCCGAGGTGGACCTGGAAAGAGTCCGAGTG TGGTACAAGTTGGACGAGTTGTTTGAACAGGAGCGTAACATGCGGATAGCAATGACGAACCGCGCGGGTCTCCTGGCTCTCATGCTTCATCAGACCATTCAACACGACCCACATTCAACAGACCTGCGTGCCAGCAAGGACAGATAA
- the cxxc1a gene encoding CXXC-type zinc finger protein 1a isoform X1: protein MDSETSEFDHHSGPEMSTNQDNAPVYCICRKPDINCFMIGCDNCNEWFHGDCINISEKMAKSIRVWYCEKCRIKDEALEMKHRAKKSRERESDGDEMETEFDFKNDRRRGSRIKRSARMCGECEPCLRTEDCAQCDFCKDMKKFGGPNKIRQKCRLRQCEVRARKMLRVKEEEMSMSKGQERFQSDYPLSDEYSENELELYQQYCSGKYADHGWNSDEEDGAYLDPTMRKRAVKVKHVKRREKRSEKKKEENKPRKHKPKQKHRDKVRHSEKTEARDSSEVRQCLGPGCVEAARLNSKYCSDDCGMKLAANRIYEILPQRIQQWQQSPCIAEEQGKKLLERIRREQQLARTRLTDMEKRFHELEGIIAKAKQQVVQHDEEVNEGDDDTDLQIFCVSCSHPVNPKVALRHMERCYSKYESQTSFGSMYPTRIEGATRLFCDVYNPQSKTYCKRLQVLCPEHSRDPKVPADEVCGCPLVRDVFEPTGEYCRVSKRKCNKHYCWEKLRRAEVDLERVRVWYKLDELFEQERNMRIAMTNRAGLLALMLHQTIQHDPHSTDLRASKDR from the exons GATAGTGAGACTTCAGAGTTTGACCACCATTCAGGACCTGAGATGAGCACAAACCAGGACAACGCTCCCGTTTACTGCATCTGTCGCAAACCAGACATCAACTGCTTCATGAT CGGTTGTGACAACTGCAATGAGTGGTTTCATGGCGACTGCATTAATATATCGGAGAAGATGGCAAAATCCATTAGGGTGTGGTACTGTGAGAAATGTCGCA TTAAGGACGAGGCTTTAGAGATGAAACATCGCGCCAAGAAAAGCCGTGAGCGAGAGTCAGACGGAGACGAGATGGAGACGGAGTTCGATTTTAAGAACGATCGCCGCCGAGGGTCGCGG ATTAAGCGCTCGGCGCGCATGTGCGGGGAGTGCGAGCCTTGCCTGCGCACCGAGGACTGCGCTCAGTGTGATTTCTGCAAGGACATGAAGAAGTTCGGCGGCCCAAACAAGATCAGGCAGAAGTGCCGACTCAGGCAGTGTGAAGTGCGCGCCAGG AAAATGCTGCGGGTGAAGGAAGAGGAGATGTCCATGTCTAAAGGCCAAGAACGCTTCCAGTCCGACTACCCTCTGTCCGACGAGTACAGCGAGAACGAGCTGGAGCTCTACCAGCAGTACTGCTCCGGGAAATACGCCGACCAC GGATGGAACAGCGACGAAGAAGACGGAGCGTACCTCGATCCCACCATGCGAAAGAGAGCCGTGAAGGTCAAGCACgtgaagaggagagagaagcGATCGGAGAAAAAG AAAGAGGAGAATAAACCCCGTAAACACAAGCCGAAGCAGAAGCACAGGGACAAGGTGAGACACAGCGAGAAGACCGAAGCTCGAGACAGCAGTGAAGTCAGACAGTGTCTCGGGCCGGGATGCGTTGAAGCCGCACGTCTCAACTCCAAGTACTGCTCCGATGACTGCGGCATGAAGCTCGCCGCCAA CCGGATCTATGAGATCCTCCCTCAGCGtatccagcagtggcagcagagCCCCTGCATCGCCGAGGAGCAGGGAAAGAAGCTTCTGGAACGCATCCGGCGCGAGCAGCAGCTAGCCCGGACACGGCTCACGGATATGGAGAAACGTTTCCATGAGCTGGAGGGCATCATCGCTAAGGCAAAGCAGCAGGTCGTGCAACACGACGAAGAG GTGAACGAAGGAGACGACGACACGGACCTTCAGATTTTCTGCGTCTCCTGCAGTCACCCGGTCAACCCCAAGGTGGCGCTACGTCACATGGAGAGATGTTATTCCAAG TACGAGAGTCAGACATCTTTCGGATCGATGTATCCCACACGCATAGAAGG TGCAACGAGGTTGTTCTGCGATGTATACAATCCTCAAAGCAAAACCTACTGCAAAAGGCTTCAGGTTCTCTGTCCTGAACATTCCCGAGATCCAAAG GTCCCAGCAGATGAAGTGTGCGGATGTCCTTTGGTGCGCGACGTCTTCGAGCCCACGGGGGAGTACTGCCGTGTGTCGAAGCGCAAATGTAACAAACACTACTGTTGGGAGAAACTCCGCCGGGCCGAGGTGGACCTGGAAAGAGTCCGAGTG TGGTACAAGTTGGACGAGTTGTTTGAACAGGAGCGTAACATGCGGATAGCAATGACGAACCGCGCGGGTCTCCTGGCTCTCATGCTTCATCAGACCATTCAACACGACCCACATTCAACAGACCTGCGTGCCAGCAAGGACAGATAA
- the cxxc1a gene encoding CXXC-type zinc finger protein 1a isoform X2, protein MSTNQDNAPVYCICRKPDINCFMIGCDNCNEWFHGDCINISEKMAKSIRVWYCEKCRIKDEALEMKHRAKKSRERESDGDEMETEFDFKNDRRRGSRIKRSARMCGECEPCLRTEDCAQCDFCKDMKKFGGPNKIRQKCRLRQCEVRARKMLRVKEEEMSMSKGQERFQSDYPLSDEYSENELELYQQYCSGKYADHGWNSDEEDGAYLDPTMRKRAVKVKHVKRREKRSEKKKEENKPRKHKPKQKHRDKVRHSEKTEARDSSEVRQCLGPGCVEAARLNSKYCSDDCGMKLAANRIYEILPQRIQQWQQSPCIAEEQGKKLLERIRREQQLARTRLTDMEKRFHELEGIIAKAKQQVVQHDEEVNEGDDDTDLQIFCVSCSHPVNPKVALRHMERCYSKYESQTSFGSMYPTRIEGATRLFCDVYNPQSKTYCKRLQVLCPEHSRDPKVPADEVCGCPLVRDVFEPTGEYCRVSKRKCNKHYCWEKLRRAEVDLERVRVWYKLDELFEQERNMRIAMTNRAGLLALMLHQTIQHDPHSTDLRASKDR, encoded by the exons ATGAGCACAAACCAGGACAACGCTCCCGTTTACTGCATCTGTCGCAAACCAGACATCAACTGCTTCATGAT CGGTTGTGACAACTGCAATGAGTGGTTTCATGGCGACTGCATTAATATATCGGAGAAGATGGCAAAATCCATTAGGGTGTGGTACTGTGAGAAATGTCGCA TTAAGGACGAGGCTTTAGAGATGAAACATCGCGCCAAGAAAAGCCGTGAGCGAGAGTCAGACGGAGACGAGATGGAGACGGAGTTCGATTTTAAGAACGATCGCCGCCGAGGGTCGCGG ATTAAGCGCTCGGCGCGCATGTGCGGGGAGTGCGAGCCTTGCCTGCGCACCGAGGACTGCGCTCAGTGTGATTTCTGCAAGGACATGAAGAAGTTCGGCGGCCCAAACAAGATCAGGCAGAAGTGCCGACTCAGGCAGTGTGAAGTGCGCGCCAGG AAAATGCTGCGGGTGAAGGAAGAGGAGATGTCCATGTCTAAAGGCCAAGAACGCTTCCAGTCCGACTACCCTCTGTCCGACGAGTACAGCGAGAACGAGCTGGAGCTCTACCAGCAGTACTGCTCCGGGAAATACGCCGACCAC GGATGGAACAGCGACGAAGAAGACGGAGCGTACCTCGATCCCACCATGCGAAAGAGAGCCGTGAAGGTCAAGCACgtgaagaggagagagaagcGATCGGAGAAAAAG AAAGAGGAGAATAAACCCCGTAAACACAAGCCGAAGCAGAAGCACAGGGACAAGGTGAGACACAGCGAGAAGACCGAAGCTCGAGACAGCAGTGAAGTCAGACAGTGTCTCGGGCCGGGATGCGTTGAAGCCGCACGTCTCAACTCCAAGTACTGCTCCGATGACTGCGGCATGAAGCTCGCCGCCAA CCGGATCTATGAGATCCTCCCTCAGCGtatccagcagtggcagcagagCCCCTGCATCGCCGAGGAGCAGGGAAAGAAGCTTCTGGAACGCATCCGGCGCGAGCAGCAGCTAGCCCGGACACGGCTCACGGATATGGAGAAACGTTTCCATGAGCTGGAGGGCATCATCGCTAAGGCAAAGCAGCAGGTCGTGCAACACGACGAAGAG GTGAACGAAGGAGACGACGACACGGACCTTCAGATTTTCTGCGTCTCCTGCAGTCACCCGGTCAACCCCAAGGTGGCGCTACGTCACATGGAGAGATGTTATTCCAAG TACGAGAGTCAGACATCTTTCGGATCGATGTATCCCACACGCATAGAAGG TGCAACGAGGTTGTTCTGCGATGTATACAATCCTCAAAGCAAAACCTACTGCAAAAGGCTTCAGGTTCTCTGTCCTGAACATTCCCGAGATCCAAAG GTCCCAGCAGATGAAGTGTGCGGATGTCCTTTGGTGCGCGACGTCTTCGAGCCCACGGGGGAGTACTGCCGTGTGTCGAAGCGCAAATGTAACAAACACTACTGTTGGGAGAAACTCCGCCGGGCCGAGGTGGACCTGGAAAGAGTCCGAGTG TGGTACAAGTTGGACGAGTTGTTTGAACAGGAGCGTAACATGCGGATAGCAATGACGAACCGCGCGGGTCTCCTGGCTCTCATGCTTCATCAGACCATTCAACACGACCCACATTCAACAGACCTGCGTGCCAGCAAGGACAGATAA